From the Glandiceps talaboti chromosome 10, keGlaTala1.1, whole genome shotgun sequence genome, one window contains:
- the LOC144441118 gene encoding phytanoyl-CoA dioxygenase domain-containing protein 1-like produces the protein MATEEQRQLFRKNGYLIIEDFITDEVADNLRAECATLIDDMNPKEHIANAFETGEKQSVDDYFMTSGDKIRFFFEKGATDDKGELVVPKHLSLNKIGHALHELCPGFKKVTFKKEIQDIAHGLGLQEPLVPQSMYIFKQPGIGGEVVPHQDSSFLKTEPMNIMGFWIALEDATLENGCLWFIPESHTEGIKKQFVRTPTDAGTTMVLTGDPVEYDDSKFIATPIKKGSMIVIHGEVVHKSLPNKSDKSRHIYTFHVVESKDTEYSKLNWLQPTENMPFPKLYKDV, from the exons ATGGCGACGGAGGAACAGCGTCAACTA TTTAGGAAGAATGGTTATCTGATCATAGAAGATTTTATAACAGATGAAGTGGCTGACAATTTACGGGCAGAATGTGCTACTCTTATTGACGACATGAATCCCAAAGAACATATAGCCAATGCATTTGAAACTGGCGAGAAACAG TCAGTTGATGATTATTTCATGACAAGTGGAGACAAGATTCGTTTTTTCTTTGAGAAAGGAGCTACAGATGACAAAG GTGAACTCGTAGTACCTAAACATCTCTCATTGAATAAAATTGGACATGCACTCCATGAACTCTGTCCAGGATTCAAGAAAGTTACATTCAAAAAGGAAATCCAG GATATTGCTCATGGTTTAGGACTACAAGAACCTCTAGTGCCACAGagtatgtatatattcaaaCAACCAGGAATAGGTGGTGAAG TTGTACCACATCAAGATTCATCATTCCTAAAGACAGAACCAATGAATATCATGGGGTTTTGGATTGCTTTGGAAGACGCTACACTAGAAAATGGTTGTCTTTGGTTTATTCCAGAATCACATACAG AGGGTATCAAGAAACAGTTTGTCCGTACTCCTACTGATGCTGGTACAACCATGGTTCTGACAGGAGACCCAGTAGAGTATGATGATTCCAAGTTTATTGCAACACCAATCAAGAAAG GCAGTATGATTGTAATCCATGGTGAAGTAGTTCATAAAAGTCTTCCAAACAAATCAGACAAGTCACGACATATCTATACTTTTCATGTGGTCGAGTCTAAGGACACAGAATACAGCAAATTAAACTG GTTACAACCTACAGAAAATATGCCATTCCCAAAACTATACAAAGATGTGTAA
- the LOC144441176 gene encoding lysosomal thioesterase PPT2-A-like gives MSGDRSYPVLRLSIWLCLYYSALCSAYKPIIVIHGILDNPSSFDLMVQFITESHPGTSVNIIDLYDDLESLSPLWQQVSNFTIKVREITKKAKDGVHMIGFSQGGILARGILSMMPDHNVQTFIALSTPQMGQYGDTSYLKWLFPETIKEELYKICYKEFGQNISFCNYWNDPHHHDLYLKQNVYLPVINNEVTSSHSDEIKKNFLKIKNLVLIGGPDDGVITPWQSSQYGFYDSNEKVQDMTDQKVYQQDSFGLRTLDKRGAIKMYTVAGVEHTNWHKNETVFKDCVLPWLT, from the exons ATGTCTGGCGATAGATCGTACCCGGTGTTAAGGTTGTCTATCTGGTTGTGTTTATATTACTCTGCTCTATGCAGTGCATATAAACCCATAATTGTTATACATGGCATTCTTGATAACCCGTCATCCTTCGATTTGATGGTACAATTTATTACAGAG TCACACCCAGGGACCAGTGTAAACATTATTGATTTATATGATGACCTGGAGAGTCTGTCACCGCTATGGCAACAAGTTAGTAATTTTACCATCAAAGTACGAGAGATTACAAAGAAGGCAAAAGATGGAGTTCATATGATTGGATTTTCACAAG GTGGAATTCTAGCCAGAGGAATTCTGTCAATGATGCCAGACCACAATGTTCAGACTTTCATTGCTTTGTCAACTCCCCAAATGGGACAATATGGAG ATACCAGCTATTTAAAGTGGCTTTTCCCAGAAACTATAAAAGAGGAACTTTACAA gATCTGTTACAAAGAGTTTGGTCAGaatatttctttttgtaattactGGAATG ATCCACACCACCATGATTTGTACCTTAAACAAAATGTATACCTACCTGTTATCAACAATGAAGTCACCTCCAGTCACAGTGATG AAATCAAGAAAAATTTCTTAAAGATCAAGAATTTGGTGTTGATAGGAGGACCTGATGATGGAGTCATTACACCATGGCAATCAAG tcaatATGGTTTCTATGATAGCAATGAGAAAGTACAAGATATGACAGATCAGAAG GTCTATCAACAAGACTCCTTTGGTTTGCGGACATTAGACAAACGTGGAGCaattaaaatgtacactgtgGCTGGCGTTGAACACACAAACTGGCATAAGAATGAAACTGTCTTCAAAGACTGCGTACTGCCCTGGCTGACTTGA